In the Kitasatospora terrestris genome, one interval contains:
- a CDS encoding TetR/AcrR family transcriptional regulator: protein MPKGETRRRPRTRAALLDAALETFAELGFRAATIEQICERAGYTRGAFYSNFSSKEELFLALFDQHSERIVARIRERIDAVADGALTLDGVAEALAEVEPAERAWYLVTMEFTLHAIRDPQAAWVLARHDARLRAEIARGLTEYLARAGRTLTADPDEVARLLIALREGALAQAYVEPEQLPPGRLERQFLAPLLAALSTERPL, encoded by the coding sequence ATGCCCAAGGGAGAGACCAGGCGCCGCCCGCGCACCCGCGCCGCGCTGCTCGACGCCGCCCTGGAGACCTTTGCCGAGCTGGGCTTCCGTGCCGCCACCATCGAGCAGATCTGCGAGCGGGCCGGGTACACCCGGGGTGCCTTCTACTCCAACTTCAGCAGCAAGGAAGAGCTGTTCCTGGCGCTCTTCGACCAGCACAGCGAACGGATCGTCGCCCGGATCCGGGAGCGGATCGACGCCGTGGCGGACGGGGCGCTGACCCTGGACGGGGTCGCCGAGGCGCTCGCCGAGGTCGAGCCCGCCGAGCGCGCCTGGTACCTGGTCACCATGGAGTTCACCCTGCACGCGATCCGCGACCCGCAGGCCGCCTGGGTGCTCGCCCGGCACGACGCCCGGCTGCGTGCCGAGATCGCCCGCGGTCTCACCGAGTACCTGGCCCGGGCCGGGCGCACCCTCACCGCGGACCCCGATGAGGTGGCCCGGCTGCTGATCGCCCTGCGCGAGGGCGCGCTCGCCCAGGCGTACGTGGAGCCCGAGCAGCTGCCGCCCGGGCGCCTGGAGCGGCAGTTCCTCGCCCCGCTGCTGGCCGCGCTCAGCACGGAGCGGCCCCTCTGA
- a CDS encoding TIGR03364 family FAD-dependent oxidoreductase: protein MPSPLGSADVVVIGAGIVGLAHAHEALERGLTVAVVERGDRATGASVRNFGHACGTAQDGDALRYARNARATWARLAEEAGFWHRRTGTVMVARAEDELAVLREFAELRGDEVRPLTAGQVAERIPVGTGVLGGALLPDDLRVDPRAAAHAIARHLAGRGAAFHWTTSAHAIEPGAVHTSRGTLTARTIVLATGHDVDRHYPELAARFGVRRCALRMLRVDAPGGATVEPAVQTGYSLLRYSGYEACPSLPAVRERLTAERPDLIGIGLNLMYTQRPDGTLTIGDTHAYGTTLDPFEDEALDAAVLAETAELLGVDGLTVRERWRGVYASAPEPFLIAEPAEGVRVVSVTSGIGMTTAFGLAPEVLDGLGYPR, encoded by the coding sequence ATGCCCTCCCCGCTCGGCTCGGCGGACGTCGTCGTCATCGGCGCCGGCATCGTCGGCCTCGCCCACGCCCACGAAGCCCTGGAGCGAGGCCTCACGGTCGCCGTGGTGGAACGCGGCGACCGCGCCACCGGCGCCTCCGTCCGCAACTTCGGCCACGCCTGCGGCACCGCCCAGGACGGCGACGCCCTGCGCTACGCCCGCAACGCCCGCGCCACCTGGGCCCGCCTCGCCGAGGAGGCCGGCTTCTGGCACCGCCGTACCGGCACCGTGATGGTCGCCCGCGCCGAGGACGAACTCGCCGTCCTGCGCGAGTTCGCCGAGCTGCGCGGCGACGAGGTCCGCCCGCTCACCGCCGGACAGGTCGCCGAGCGGATCCCGGTCGGCACCGGCGTCCTCGGCGGCGCCCTCCTCCCCGACGACCTGCGGGTCGACCCGCGCGCCGCGGCCCACGCCATCGCCCGCCACCTGGCCGGGCGCGGCGCCGCCTTCCACTGGACCACCAGCGCCCACGCGATCGAGCCGGGCGCCGTCCACACCAGCCGCGGCACCCTCACCGCCCGCACGATCGTCCTCGCCACCGGCCACGACGTCGACCGGCACTACCCGGAGCTCGCCGCGCGGTTCGGCGTCCGGCGCTGCGCGCTGCGGATGCTGCGGGTCGACGCCCCCGGCGGCGCCACCGTCGAACCCGCCGTGCAGACCGGCTACTCGCTGCTGCGCTACAGCGGCTACGAGGCCTGCCCGAGCCTGCCCGCCGTCCGCGAGCGCCTCACCGCCGAACGGCCCGACCTGATCGGCATCGGCCTCAACCTGATGTACACCCAGCGCCCCGACGGCACCCTCACCATCGGCGACACCCACGCCTACGGCACCACCCTCGACCCGTTCGAGGACGAGGCGCTGGACGCCGCCGTGCTCGCCGAGACCGCCGAGCTGCTCGGCGTCGACGGCCTCACCGTGCGCGAGCGCTGGCGCGGCGTGTACGCCTCCGCGCCGGAGCCGTTCCTGATCGCCGAGCCCGCCGAGGGCGTCCGGGTCGTCTCGGTCACCTCCGGCATCGGCATGACCACCGCGTTCGGCCTGGCGCCCGAGGTGCTGGACGGGCTCGGGTACCCGCGCTGA
- a CDS encoding NAD-dependent protein deacetylase → MRVRPMLDSPVDGGGPPAARPGGPEDIAGLLAARGVAVLSGAGLSTESGIPDYRGATGRHRRHRPMTFQEFTAGEEARRRYWARSHVGWRTITGARPNAGHHAVEALRRTGHVSAVITQNVDGLHRAAGTADAVELHGGLDRVLCLGCGRTSTRERLDARLHELNGTPGRAEGVRVNPDGDVELPDELVAGFRVAPCEACGGVLKPDVVFFGENVPKPRVEHCYRLVEAASGLLVLGSSLTVMSGLRFVRYAAKAGKPVVIVNQGPTRGDGLATATVDLPLGPTLTALADRLKG, encoded by the coding sequence ATGCGCGTACGTCCGATGCTCGACAGTCCGGTGGACGGCGGCGGTCCGCCGGCCGCCCGCCCCGGCGGCCCGGAGGACATCGCCGGGCTGCTCGCCGCGCGCGGTGTCGCGGTGCTGAGCGGGGCGGGACTGTCCACCGAGTCGGGGATCCCCGACTACCGGGGTGCGACCGGCCGGCACCGCCGACACCGGCCGATGACGTTCCAGGAGTTCACCGCGGGCGAGGAGGCCCGCCGCCGGTACTGGGCGCGCAGCCACGTCGGCTGGCGGACGATCACCGGCGCCCGCCCGAACGCGGGCCACCACGCGGTAGAGGCGCTGCGCCGCACGGGCCACGTCTCCGCGGTGATCACCCAGAACGTGGACGGCCTGCACCGGGCGGCCGGCACCGCCGACGCGGTCGAGCTGCACGGCGGCCTGGACCGGGTCCTCTGCCTGGGCTGCGGGCGCACCTCCACCCGGGAGCGGCTGGACGCGCGCCTGCACGAGCTGAACGGCACGCCGGGCCGGGCGGAGGGTGTCCGGGTGAACCCGGACGGCGACGTGGAACTGCCGGACGAGCTGGTGGCCGGTTTCCGGGTGGCGCCGTGCGAGGCGTGCGGCGGCGTCCTCAAGCCGGACGTGGTGTTCTTCGGCGAGAACGTGCCCAAGCCCCGGGTCGAGCACTGCTACCGGCTGGTGGAAGCGGCGTCCGGCCTGCTGGTGCTGGGGTCCTCGCTCACCGTGATGTCGGGCCTGCGCTTCGTCCGGTACGCCGCCAAGGCCGGCAAGCCGGTGGTGATCGTCAACCAGGGTCCGACCCGCGGCGACGGGCTGGCCACCGCCACGGTCGACCTCCCGCTCGGCCCGACCCTGACCGCCCTCGCCGACCGTCTCAAGGGCTGA
- a CDS encoding VWA domain-containing protein produces MTGATGTNDPAARLTGLVRALRGHGIPIGPAETVDAAAVAGALGFADRERLREGLAAAVLRSSTQRTVFDPVFDLFFPLGVGRPEAAREQAAAPDVEELRARLAEALASGDRTALARLAGEAVDALGRYGSAPGSDGFSAHQALGRLQPETLLARVLAGLGRDSAGTGSAGAAFTDRLEADEVRRRIREFRARVGTEARRRVAELRGTERIAARAVAPTVDQLDFLTAGREQLAELRRAVQPLARKLATRLAARRRRAARGQLDLRRTLRRSLSTGGVPLRPAYRQRRPGKPDLVLLCDVSGSVAGFSDFTVLLVRAISEQFGRVRVFAFVNRTAEVTHLLTGPSAAPAGAARRILTEAKVAGYHGSSDYGAALRQFADEHLTAVGPRTAVLVLGDARTNGFDPDTDALRRIAAAARRVHWLNPEPPSQWGSGDSAALAYAQVVPMHPCRNARRLTALASRLLPV; encoded by the coding sequence ATGACCGGCGCGACCGGCACGAATGACCCGGCGGCCCGACTGACCGGCCTGGTCCGGGCGTTGCGCGGGCACGGCATCCCGATCGGGCCGGCCGAGACCGTGGACGCGGCGGCGGTCGCCGGGGCGCTGGGCTTCGCCGACCGCGAGCGGCTGCGCGAGGGGCTGGCCGCCGCAGTCCTCCGCTCCTCGACCCAGCGGACCGTCTTCGACCCGGTGTTCGACCTGTTCTTCCCGCTCGGGGTGGGCCGACCGGAAGCCGCCCGCGAGCAGGCGGCCGCGCCGGACGTCGAGGAGCTGCGCGCCCGCCTGGCCGAGGCGCTGGCGAGCGGGGACCGCACCGCGCTCGCCCGGCTGGCCGGCGAGGCGGTGGACGCGCTGGGCCGCTACGGATCGGCCCCGGGCTCGGACGGCTTCTCCGCGCACCAGGCGCTCGGTCGCCTCCAGCCGGAGACGCTGCTGGCCCGGGTGCTCGCCGGCCTGGGCCGGGACAGCGCCGGAACGGGCAGCGCCGGCGCCGCCTTCACCGACCGCCTGGAGGCGGACGAAGTGCGCCGCCGGATCCGCGAGTTCCGCGCCCGGGTCGGCACCGAGGCACGCCGCCGGGTGGCCGAGCTGCGCGGTACCGAGCGGATCGCCGCCCGCGCCGTCGCGCCCACCGTCGACCAACTCGACTTCCTCACCGCGGGCCGCGAGCAGCTCGCCGAACTGCGGCGTGCCGTCCAGCCGTTGGCCCGCAAACTGGCCACCCGGCTGGCCGCCCGGCGGCGCCGGGCGGCGCGCGGGCAGCTGGACCTGCGGCGGACGCTGCGCCGCTCGCTGTCCACCGGCGGAGTGCCGCTGCGGCCCGCCTACCGGCAACGGCGGCCCGGCAAGCCGGATTTGGTGCTGCTGTGCGACGTCTCCGGCTCGGTGGCGGGGTTCTCTGACTTCACCGTGCTGCTGGTCCGGGCGATCAGCGAACAGTTCGGCCGGGTCCGGGTGTTCGCCTTCGTCAACCGCACCGCGGAGGTCACCCACCTGCTCACCGGTCCGAGCGCGGCGCCCGCCGGGGCGGCCCGTCGCATCCTCACCGAGGCGAAGGTGGCGGGCTACCACGGCAGCAGCGACTACGGCGCGGCGCTCCGCCAGTTCGCCGACGAGCACCTGACCGCGGTCGGCCCCCGCACCGCGGTCCTGGTCCTCGGCGACGCCCGCACCAACGGCTTCGACCCCGACACCGACGCCCTGCGCCGGATCGCCGCCGCCGCGCGCCGCGTCCACTGGCTCAACCCCGAGCCGCCGTCCCAGTGGGGCTCCGGCGACTCCGCGGCCCTCGCCTACGCCCAGGTCGTCCCCATGCACCCCTGCCGCAACGCCCGCCGGCTCACCGCCCTCGCCTCCCGCCTCCTCCCCGTCTGA
- a CDS encoding MoxR family ATPase, which translates to MGELHTGFFGSVDEVVERLAKAGYLASQAVATTVFLADRLGKPLLVEGPAGVGKTELAKAVAAVADARLVRLQCYEGIDESRALYEWNHAKQLLRITAGRDGGWDAARTDVFGEEFLLPRPLLTAIRNDGPTVLLVDETDKADLEVEALLLEVLGDFQVTVPELGTIRAARRPFVLLTSNATRELSEALRRRCLFLHLGFPDAELEERIVRLRVPGLDAALAASLVRVVNALRAMDLRKAPSVAETVDWARTLLALGADRLDEEVVRTSLGVVLKHQEDIVRAAEKLTPA; encoded by the coding sequence ATGGGCGAGCTGCACACGGGCTTCTTCGGCTCGGTGGACGAGGTGGTCGAGCGGCTGGCCAAGGCGGGCTACCTGGCCTCGCAGGCGGTGGCCACCACCGTCTTCCTGGCGGACCGCCTCGGCAAGCCGCTGCTGGTGGAGGGCCCGGCGGGGGTCGGCAAGACGGAGCTCGCCAAGGCGGTCGCGGCGGTGGCGGACGCGCGGCTGGTCCGTCTGCAGTGCTACGAAGGCATCGACGAGTCCCGGGCGCTGTACGAGTGGAACCACGCCAAGCAGTTGCTGCGGATCACCGCGGGCCGTGACGGCGGCTGGGACGCCGCCCGGACCGACGTGTTCGGCGAGGAGTTCCTGCTGCCGCGCCCGCTGCTGACGGCGATCCGGAACGACGGGCCGACGGTCCTGCTGGTGGACGAGACGGACAAGGCGGACCTGGAGGTGGAGGCGCTGCTCCTGGAGGTCCTGGGCGACTTCCAGGTGACCGTCCCGGAGTTGGGGACGATCCGGGCCGCGCGGCGCCCGTTCGTGCTGCTCACCTCGAATGCGACCCGCGAGCTGTCGGAGGCGCTGCGCCGCCGCTGCCTCTTCCTCCATCTGGGCTTCCCGGACGCGGAGTTGGAGGAGCGGATCGTCCGCCTGCGGGTGCCCGGGCTGGACGCGGCACTGGCCGCCTCGCTGGTCCGGGTGGTGAACGCGCTGCGGGCGATGGACCTGCGCAAGGCCCCGTCGGTCGCCGAGACCGTCGACTGGGCGCGCACCCTGCTCGCCCTGGGCGCCGACCGGCTGGACGAGGAGGTGGTCCGGACGAGCCTGGGCGTGGTCCTCAAGCACCAGGAGGACATCGTGCGCGCCGCCGAGAAGCTCACCCCGGCATGA